A genomic window from Terrisporobacter glycolicus ATCC 14880 = DSM 1288 includes:
- a CDS encoding response regulator transcription factor, protein MEKIIIIEDEEIIREELKNFLGRYGYEVVAPTSFDNVVEFIIQENANLVLLDINLPVFDGYYICREVRRESDVPIIIVTSRDSDMDELMSMNLGADDFVTKPYNTQILMARISALLKRSGLTTANSSILTYEDFQLNLSNATITYNDKEIELTKNEVKILSYLINHKGEIVSRELLMEYLWSTDYFVDDSTLTVNITRLRKKLEEIGIENVIETRRGLGYIMP, encoded by the coding sequence ATGGAAAAAATAATAATTATTGAAGATGAAGAAATAATTAGAGAAGAACTGAAAAATTTCTTAGGAAGATATGGATATGAAGTAGTAGCACCTACATCCTTTGATAATGTGGTGGAATTTATTATACAGGAAAATGCCAACTTAGTTTTACTAGATATAAATTTACCAGTTTTCGATGGATATTACATATGCAGAGAAGTGAGAAGAGAATCTGATGTACCTATAATAATCGTAACAAGTAGGGATAGCGATATGGACGAGCTTATGAGTATGAACTTGGGAGCGGACGATTTTGTCACAAAACCTTATAATACACAAATACTAATGGCAAGAATATCAGCACTACTAAAAAGAAGTGGCTTAACAACAGCTAATAGTAGCATTTTAACTTATGAAGATTTTCAACTAAATTTGTCAAATGCAACTATTACGTATAATGATAAGGAAATAGAATTAACTAAAAACGAAGTAAAAATACTTTCCTATTTAATAAATCACAAGGGTGAAATAGTATCTAGAGAATTACTAATGGAGTACTTGTGGAGCACTGATTATTTTGTTGATGATAGTACCTTAACTGTAAATATAACAAGGCTTCGTAAAAAATTAGAAGAGATAGGAATAGAAAATGTGATAGAAACAAGAAGAGGATTGGGGTACATAATGCCATGA